In a genomic window of Polyodon spathula isolate WHYD16114869_AA chromosome 21, ASM1765450v1, whole genome shotgun sequence:
- the LOC121296143 gene encoding 5-hydroxyisourate hydrolase-like isoform X3, whose amino-acid sequence MTQVLRSPLTTHVLNTAQGAPAANLALSLYRLEGPPSLQEWRPLTCGVTNSDGRCPDLVTPETFTAGTYKMRFETGNYWNKLGETSFYPHVEIAFNIIEPSQKYHIPLLLSQFSYSTYRGS is encoded by the exons ATGACACAAGTGCTCAGAAGTCCCTTGACGACCCATGTGTTAAACACGGCCCAGGGAGCCCCTGCAGCTAACCTGGCCCTGAGTCTATACCGACTAGAGGGGCCTCCCAGTCTACAGGAGTGGAGACCGCTGACCTGTGG GGTCACCAACTCTGATGGCAGATGTCCAGACCTTGTTACTCCTGAAACTTTCACCGCTGGGACATATAAGATGCGATTTGAAACTGGAAATTACTGGAATAAACTTGGAGAGACTAGCTTCTACCCGCATGTGGAg ATTGCTTTTAATATAATAGAACCTTCTCAGAAGTACCACATCCCTCTGCTCCTCAGCCAGTTCTCCTACAGCACATACAGAGGCAGTTAG
- the LOC121296143 gene encoding 5-hydroxyisourate hydrolase-like isoform X2, which produces MSVFCLCHIKDHLQSEKKQETMTQVLRSPLTTHVLNTAQGAPAANLALSLYRLEGPPSLQEWRPLTCGVTNSDGRCPDLVTPETFTAGTYKMRFETGNYWNKLGETSFYPHVEIAFNIIEPSQKYHIPLLLSQFSYSTYRGS; this is translated from the exons ATGAGTGTGTTCTGTCTGTGCCATATTAAGGACCATCTTCAGTCAGAAAAAAAG CAGGAAACTATGACACAAGTGCTCAGAAGTCCCTTGACGACCCATGTGTTAAACACGGCCCAGGGAGCCCCTGCAGCTAACCTGGCCCTGAGTCTATACCGACTAGAGGGGCCTCCCAGTCTACAGGAGTGGAGACCGCTGACCTGTGG GGTCACCAACTCTGATGGCAGATGTCCAGACCTTGTTACTCCTGAAACTTTCACCGCTGGGACATATAAGATGCGATTTGAAACTGGAAATTACTGGAATAAACTTGGAGAGACTAGCTTCTACCCGCATGTGGAg ATTGCTTTTAATATAATAGAACCTTCTCAGAAGTACCACATCCCTCTGCTCCTCAGCCAGTTCTCCTACAGCACATACAGAGGCAGTTAG
- the LOC121296143 gene encoding 5-hydroxyisourate hydrolase-like isoform X1, producing MIQAFQLATQCKIIRLLTNTEQETMTQVLRSPLTTHVLNTAQGAPAANLALSLYRLEGPPSLQEWRPLTCGVTNSDGRCPDLVTPETFTAGTYKMRFETGNYWNKLGETSFYPHVEIAFNIIEPSQKYHIPLLLSQFSYSTYRGS from the exons ATGATTCAAGCTTTTCAACTTGCAACCCAATGCAAAATAATTCGGCTGCTGACGAACACGGAA CAGGAAACTATGACACAAGTGCTCAGAAGTCCCTTGACGACCCATGTGTTAAACACGGCCCAGGGAGCCCCTGCAGCTAACCTGGCCCTGAGTCTATACCGACTAGAGGGGCCTCCCAGTCTACAGGAGTGGAGACCGCTGACCTGTGG GGTCACCAACTCTGATGGCAGATGTCCAGACCTTGTTACTCCTGAAACTTTCACCGCTGGGACATATAAGATGCGATTTGAAACTGGAAATTACTGGAATAAACTTGGAGAGACTAGCTTCTACCCGCATGTGGAg ATTGCTTTTAATATAATAGAACCTTCTCAGAAGTACCACATCCCTCTGCTCCTCAGCCAGTTCTCCTACAGCACATACAGAGGCAGTTAG
- the LOC121296072 gene encoding programmed cell death protein 5-like, with amino-acid sequence MADEELEMLRRQRLSELQAKHGDTPRDQQSQQEAKQRDADMRNNILAQVLDQSARGRLSNLALVKPDKAKAVENYLIQMARCGQLGGKISESGLIEILEKVSQQTEKKMTVKFNRRKVLDSDEEDED; translated from the exons ATGGCTGATGAAGAATTGGAGATGCTCAGGCGGCAACGACTGTCCGAGCTACAAGCTAAACATGgg GATACACCTCGGGATCAGCAGTCTCAGCAAGAGGCAAAACAGAG agaTGCTGACATGAGAAACAATATTCTGGCTCAAGTTCTTGATCAGTCTGCCCGTGGTAGAT TGAGTAACTTGGCACTTGTGAAGCCAGATAAAGCCAAAGCTGTGGAGAATTACCTCATACAGATGGCAAGATGCGGACAGCTTGGAGGAAAA atttcagAGTCAGGGTTGATAGAAATCCTTGAAAAGGTCAGCCAGCAGACAGAGAAGAAGATGACAGTCAAG TTTAACAGACGAAAAGTTCTGGATTCTGACGAGGAGGACGAAGATTAG